The Ictalurus punctatus breed USDA103 chromosome 15, Coco_2.0, whole genome shotgun sequence DNA window cacagaGTAATTTGAGCCTGCCCAGTGCAGCATCATACCTGCAGCACCACCCACAGGCCTCTCAGCCCCTCCcactggcccaggctccacccCTTTCTGCACAGGCTCCCACCAGTATCAACAGCTCCATAGTGCAGGTGTACAGCACACTGCCCCCGATGGCTGGAGGAGGAAACGCAGAGGTCCACATGCTCGGCCTCCAACAGTTCCAGtctgttcaggtgtgtgtgtgtgagcgagagagatgagGTTACAGTACTGGGACCCTTCTCATCTTGTTGTCCATCATGTTGAGAGTTAAAGATACTGACCACAGAATGTTTGTGACAGTGTAAGTGTAATGTGTCGTAAAGTAGAACTGGTGATGCAGTCGGTACTGACAGTACTGTATACGACGTTTCACCACCTTTTACtcagtgctttttattttagaacAAATTATTTACACTTCCACCTGCCTATtgattctttcatttttctttcatttttgcttGTCTTTTTGGCacttgtcctttctttctttctttgtttttgtttgtttctttcttctttgtcctttttctttttttgtcctttctttttcttgttgatttattcgctctctctctctctctctctctctgtctcagggTGGTGGTGGTCAGTGTGTGGACAGTCAGACTGCAGCCTTCAGCAGCGCTCCCGTTTACAGTTCGGCTAAACCGGCACAGAAGCTGAAGAGCTGCAACAGCACCGTGACTCTGAGCGAGCTGAGCGAATACGACAAGGTCATCATCCCCAAAAAGACCCGCAACTCCAAGAAAGGCCACGAAGGTAATGGAGAGCGCTTCGAACAccaattttcatttcatttaaaggaGCAGGTTgtcattttcacagcctttaaTTTGCCTAAAATATGCAGAGctcatttctgggccagaaacaTGGGTACGAAAGGCTGGATTCAGATTCACTTAATGGCAGATTTAAATCCCTGAAAGtgtcaaaataaatacacatcatGCTTAATACATACGTGTCACAGGAAATGGaatttctatttattcatttcaaatttttttatattcgtgtgtaaaaacccacaaaaagcAGTACGTTCTACATGGCATTCACTTTGTGTAATAGCActgtaatgtgtttgtgttgcaaCAGATTTCTTTATGGATAATGTTTTGTTTCTCAGCAGGTCAAACAAAAGCCAAAGGtcagaagctgaagtgcagttTCTGTGACGAGGTTACTCAGGATCAAGAGAACACATCCAGTGAGCAAGAGCACGGTCCGAGTAGAAGTCGAGCGTGAGAGATCGGGGGACTGCGCCAGGGCTTCCACGTGGAGCCGGTGGAATCGACGATTTCAAAACACCGGTACGGATCGTCATTTAATTTCTATGACATTTTGCTTATGTGCCGTTTTATTGTGGAGATAACAGAGCGATCTTCTGGTGCGACGACTCGGGCGCTCGTCTCACACGCACGTGCTCTACGTGTCCGATTGCGGCGCTCCGAGATAAAACCGTCCACTGGATATCGTGGCAGTTTAATACCGAGTATACATCGTGATCTCGTACGCACCGGTGTAAAACACGAACTCCTAGGATACTTCGTTTTGAACCGCAGTACGTTTGTGTAGAGATGACTTTTGGTATCGCTTTTCCTCTCCCGATACTGATCCTGAAAGCTTGAGCGTCAGCGGATTATCGATACCGTTCCGGATTTTTCTTCATCACTACTGAGCtctaaaatgattatttaaaaaagaaaccctaAATACATGGCTAAAAACACAACTTGCACACAAttgcacccttttttttttgtttttttttaaccttcccAGCTAAAATGTTTTACACAGAAATCACTTGTATAGCgaataaaatatagaataaaacactatttacagtcctaaaaaaaataaaaagtcttgTTGTATGTTAATATTTCCAGTTCCAAGggggaaccccccccccccccccccaaaaaaaaaataaataaataaataaaaaataaaaaattttattaaaaatttttttaataaatttttttttccccaatctTCTCCATTTGTTACAGGATTGGATACAATTTTCCCCTCTCCTCAACTCTCCAAGatcctgattttattatttttctttttttaaactatctTTTCATTTGCTTTTATCTCGCTGTCCACTCTGGAGTTTGCTGGTTTATCTATGTTAGTTTGTGAAAATGTGACGTGACAGTTAACcgcttctctccctctccacgCCTCGATCACAGACTTAACGTttcctgtgggtttttttctttctcttctccccccttttcagacattttatttgatcaCTTTCTGCGCTTCTGGTTAGTAAATTTCAGCTCTGCACTAGCTTGTACAGAAAAAACAGTGCGTCGTCATGTCCAGAATAGCGGTTTCCATCCACACGCTCCACTCACTGTTCATGTCTTCTCCTGGACGGTCAGAAGGTGGCGCCGGACCTGCTCCGGCTCAGACCGAACGATTTCA harbors:
- the LOC128635135 gene encoding zinc finger protein 341-like; protein product: MTFDDDDIFLCGKCKKQFNSLPAFLTHKREQCQQNTPSLATVSLASSSTYTPVPSVSAVAQPPANRQVSTYITVPQSPLTHTLVQGNVLVRDEVLMSAISAFTSMDTPVTAMQASSQSNLSLPSAASYLQHHPQASQPLPLAQAPPLSAQAPTSINSSIVQVYSTLPPMAGGGNAEVHMLGLQQFQSVQGGGGQCVDSQTAAFSSAPVYSSAKPAQKLKSCNSTVTLSELSEYDKVIIPKKTRNSKKGHEAGQTKAKGQKLKCSFCDEVTQDQENTSSEQEHGPSRSRA